In Desulfosporosinus youngiae DSM 17734, the genomic stretch CCGTATTGATGGTCTTTTCCTAAAACAAAAACCATCACCGTATTATCAATCGGATGCACAATCCAGTATTCTTTGACTCGATACTTCTCGTAGAGAGCCAGCTTTTTCACATAATCCAAACTAATCGTTGTCGGAGAAATCACTTCAATGACTAGATCCGGGGCGCCTAAACAACCCTTATCGTCTAATTTAGATTCGTCACAAATAACCGTAAGGTCTGGTTGGACTACATTCCTTATTTGCTCATCTTCCTCTAGTTCGCTAAAACGTACATCGAAGGGAGCAGCGTAAATTTTACATGGCTTCTCCGTAAGATAACTGCGAATCTGGTAAAATAATTCACCTAAAATCTCTTGGTGCCTCCTGGAGGGAGCTGCGACATTATAAGCGATTCCATCAATCAGTTCCCAGCGTTCGTCTTCAGCCCATACTAAATACTCAGCGTATGTATATCTATTATTATCCTTCTGTACAGGTAAAGACACTTCAGCCACCCCCGTTATACTATCAAATATCAAAAATCTTGCTAAGATCAATGACTAACTCCGGAAAAATCGATACTTTAACATGATCATTTTCAGTATACAGCTCAATCCTTCCGTATCTGCTGTTATCCTGTAAAACAAAGACATTTACAAGTTTGGTATCAGGCTCTACTATCCAATATTCCTTAACCCCGGCTTTTTCGTAAACGTTAAACTTTAAAAGCCTGTCAATTCGGACTGTAGAGGGTGATAATATTTCGATAACCAGACTGGGAACACCATAATAGCCGGTTCCTTTTAATCGGCTTTTGTCGCAAATCACTAATAGATCCGGCTGATATACATTCGTAACATCTTCATCATTATATCTTGCTTCAACCTCAGGTAATCTTAAATCGAACGGTGCCGCAAACACCTGACATTGCTTATCACGTAAGTACTCGCCAAACTGCAGCATTAATTCTCTTGATATACCCTGATGCTGCCAGGTTGGGGCCGACTGCATATAGGGTATCCCATCTATAATTTCCCATCGTTCATCGTCTGGAAATTTCAGATAGTCAGCATATGTGTATTTTCTATCCTGTTTTGATAACGACACTTGGCATCCCCCCTGCTCTTGTATTGTACCAAATTTTTACATGCTTTGCATCTGAGTCTTTTTACCTTTAGATCTCGTTTCTTAGTCGACAGAGCACAAAAAGCTAATCATTCCAAATCCGGCTCATCATGGAGTTAAGAATAATCGCCAGACTCACCTTAAACATATAATACCCGCTCTTGAACGGCGTAATCGACGAACTC encodes the following:
- a CDS encoding Uma2 family endonuclease is translated as MSLPVQKDNNRYTYAEYLVWAEDERWELIDGIAYNVAAPSRRHQEILGELFYQIRSYLTEKPCKIYAAPFDVRFSELEEDEQIRNVVQPDLTVICDESKLDDKGCLGAPDLVIEVISPTTISLDYVKKLALYEKYRVKEYWIVHPIDNTVMVFVLGKDHQYGKPGIYTEDSHLESRVFPDIGIDLKQVFKRD
- a CDS encoding Uma2 family endonuclease, coding for MSLSKQDRKYTYADYLKFPDDERWEIIDGIPYMQSAPTWQHQGISRELMLQFGEYLRDKQCQVFAAPFDLRLPEVEARYNDEDVTNVYQPDLLVICDKSRLKGTGYYGVPSLVIEILSPSTVRIDRLLKFNVYEKAGVKEYWIVEPDTKLVNVFVLQDNSRYGRIELYTENDHVKVSIFPELVIDLSKIFDI